The following coding sequences are from one Arthrobacter crystallopoietes window:
- a CDS encoding ZIP family metal transporter has protein sequence MPLWLQAWIWGTVGGAALVLGSAISWKWRIPDKAVSTVMAFGAGVLIAALAFELVDEAVETGGLLATSGGFLGGALLFVAANLLLARQGARHRKRSGVQQPTEHQKPGSGAAIAVGALLDGIPESLVLGLGLVTAGTVSPAMLAAVFISNVPEGLSSSAGMKKAGRTAGYVFGVWGGIALLCGVASLLGFALLQGAPEELVAFITALAAGAILAMLADTMIPEAFEQHHILTGLTASIGFVAAFTIHHAGG, from the coding sequence ATCCCCTTATGGCTGCAGGCCTGGATCTGGGGAACAGTCGGCGGCGCAGCGCTGGTGCTCGGCTCCGCAATCTCTTGGAAATGGCGGATCCCGGATAAGGCGGTATCCACCGTGATGGCGTTCGGCGCAGGCGTCCTGATTGCCGCGCTGGCCTTTGAACTGGTCGATGAAGCAGTGGAGACAGGCGGACTCCTGGCCACCAGTGGCGGCTTCCTTGGCGGGGCGCTGCTGTTCGTCGCAGCCAATCTGCTGCTCGCCAGACAGGGTGCCAGACACCGGAAACGCTCTGGAGTCCAACAGCCCACCGAACATCAAAAACCCGGCAGCGGCGCCGCCATCGCCGTGGGCGCCCTCCTTGACGGGATCCCCGAGTCCCTGGTCCTCGGCCTTGGCCTGGTGACCGCCGGGACAGTCAGCCCGGCCATGCTCGCCGCCGTCTTCATCTCCAACGTCCCAGAAGGCCTCTCCAGCTCGGCCGGAATGAAGAAGGCCGGCCGCACTGCCGGCTACGTCTTCGGTGTCTGGGGCGGCATCGCCCTGCTCTGCGGGGTGGCTTCACTGCTCGGGTTTGCCCTGCTCCAAGGGGCACCCGAAGAGCTCGTCGCCTTCATCACGGCGCTGGCAGCCGGAGCAATCCTGGCGATGCTCGCTGACACCATGATCCCGGAAGCCTTCGAACAACACCACATTCTGACCGGCCTGACCGCGTCAATTGGCTTCGTTGCCGCCTTCACCATCCACCACGCCGGAGGGTAA